CTTACTGTAGATGAGGCTTCCCCCGAACAACGTTTTAGCAAGAGCGATTTCTCCTATCGTAAGCAGTCTCACGCCACCGGGATTTATCGGGGTTCCAGATGTTTGTTTAATATTTTCGTTAACTGGCATTCAATAACCCTCTCATCCATGTTGGTATTGAGCACTCATCTTACATCCAGGAATTAGATGAAAGAAGTGATATTTTTCCCGTCATTTATTGAACAATAATTCTCGCGAATAAATTACGTCAAAGTATTGCTTGAACTAATTAATGTAATTCGTCTCCCTGCAATTACATTCGAAAATTAGATACTCCTTCCGATAATAGCCATTTTAAAAATACGTTTCTCACCATATTCTTTTCCCGCACCTGCAATAACAGGTGTCGGGATTAGCCTCCTGAAACCCTCACTGACGACACACCAGTTTTTGTGTCGTTCGCACGGCTACGCTACTATGGTGGGCCGGGCGGGGGCGTCGCAAGACGCGCCGGTGTCAGTGAGGCCGGTAAGGCTAACCCCGCTCGGATCCGCCACCCGTGAGATTAGCCTCTCTCCTGGCGGTCATTAAAATCTCTCACTGGAGTTTTCCTTATGACTACCTTCTTTACCCCAGCCCACGATCTCCTCACCCTCCCTTTCAGCGCCGCGACCGATTTCACCGATCTCGCCGACTGCTGCGATCGCTTTGCCGAAACCCTGATGGAATGCCACGAACCCGTGGAGAAAATGGCGCTGTTAGGCCGTATCGGAGCCTGCCTCGCGCTGCTGCGCCCGACACTCAGCGAGCCGATCCCACCGCATCTTATCGAACGTTTTACCGTCGATACGCTGCCTGATGCAGTCCCGTATTTTGAGCCGGATGCTGAAGCCCTCTGCGATTACTGCCAGTCGCTAACGCTGGTGTTGTGCGGCCAGTCGCTGCTGCCGGAAACCGAAAAGACGCTGAAAGCGCTGCTGTGTGAGTTGATGTGGATGTTTGCCGGAGATTTGAAAGCGCCACGCTGGGCCCGCGAGCTGTCCACGCACTGAGGAACATGCCCGTTCTGGGCTTACCCGGCTTTTGTAGGCCCCTGCAAACGAAGTGCCGCCGGGCGATGTTGGCTGGCGGCTCCAAATCCCTCTTTAAGAGATCGCGTCCAGAGGTTTAAAGAATAATGGCCGATAATCGACGACGGTGTTTTCGATATCGCTTTTGTCCAGGATCTGAAAACCGGCGCACGGATACAACCCCAGCCAGCAATCCTTCATCATCAACTGCCACCAGTTCACATCCAGCACCGCGTGTTGCGGTGGATTTTCTTGCTCCAGCAGGGCCAGGCATTGAGCCGCTCGACGCTTTGCCCATCGCGGCAAAACTCAAAGTCATCTTCCAGAATCAGCACATCATCCCAGCCTTCCGTTATCGCCATCTCCAGCACGGCGATATGCGATTTTAGGCACCCCGCGGCACCGGGCGTGGCCTTGATTCCGTCGAAGCGGATGATTTTTTCTTTCGGGGCGTTCAGCTCCCGAAGCTGGCGCTTCATACGGACATTTCGGTCGCGGCGGTGGGCCAGATTGATATACACAATCCGGGAAAAGGCTTCCCAGTTAATCTTTTCGTTCATCGTCAGTGCCTGATAAATGCGCGCGCCACCGCGACGGGAACAGGTGTGGTCGCCCGGGCTTCGATGCCGGTGAACAGATAGCGATGGAGATATTTTTTGAGCTGCTCGTGGCTGAAATGCGCATAAAACGCACGTCCCAATACCTCTACCGGCTTGCGATACAGCTTCGCTTCAAGGCCCACGGTCGAGTTAATGGTGATCACTCTTGTAGAGGCTTTAATCAAATCGAGGGTGTTTTCCTGAGTGATTTTGAATCCGTAGCGCTGCTGTAATTTTGCAATATTCACCAGCTCTGAAGGCACTGTTTCTGCTGGGTGAATTTTAACTACAAGCTCGCGTTTTTCTTTGGCGGCAAGGCAGCTGGCATGACGGATGGCGTCTTCATTGCGCAGATCGGCATTGAGCCACAGCTGCGTATCATAGGAAACCTGCAAGGGCAGAAAAAGAAAATCGCGTTTATGCCCCAGAACCTGATCCTGGGAAATCTCGTTGATCAGCTTTTCACACGGATTGTTGCGCGCCTGCAGCGGCGGCTGGCGTTTTTCAGCTTCGTACCCAATCATCCACTGCGTGTGGAAATCCTCAGGCACGTCTGGCAGCGCATCCAGGCATTCCGGGTTCAGTGCCAGCGCGGAACGGGCGTTGGAGCCCAGCGGATCGATAAACACTTTGTTAGGGAAATTCGACAGTTCGACGTAGCGCGTCGTGATATTACGCTGCTGGCAAAAGAGGGCGGCAGGCTGTTCAGCCAGGCCATTTCCTGAGCACAGGATCATCTTCCTCAGGCCGTTTAGTTCCGGTTTGTTCATCAGCTGGAGCAGGATATACAGATAAATATTCCAGCAGCGCTGATACTCCAGCTTTTGAATCAGAAATTCACGTGAGCTGCGGATATCACTGTCAATGCGCGCGAAAAGCGTGGGTTTTTGTTGCTGGAAAGCGTCCGGTGTCGGGAGATTTATTTCCCCGGCAATACGACAAATCGGGCTATGGCTAAGGAGTTCACTAAGCCTGGTTGATATCGGTTCCCAGGGCGAAATGGCCACAATCTCTTGCTGTTCAACAGCGGGCAGGGCATTGATCACGCGGCAGTAGAATTGCGCGTTCTCGATGGTTTCCATGTAAAAACCAATCATTTCACACCTGCCGATAAAGCCAGTTCTCCGGCTCGCCCACGTTAAACAGGTTTTGCAGAACGTCCTGTTGCATCGCCAGCACCATGCCGTTGCTGTCGTTCAGGGTTTTGCATTCGGCGGCGATGTGCTCCAGTGAATCCCAGAGCGTGTTGAGCTGTGACTGATTGGCGGCGGGCAGGCGGGTGAAGAGCGTGCGCAGACCGTGTGCGCCAGCGGGGATACCCAGCCCGGTCAGGAGCTGATAGCGCAGCTTGCTATTTTCCAGTAGCTGCTCATACACCGTAAAAATCCTGGCGTTCAGCGTTTCCAGTTCTTGCGCATTGCGCGCAATAAGATACTGACGCTGATCCTTCAGCAGTGACTTCAGCTGGCCGTAACGGTTACGGTCGTCGACCATTCCCTGAATCAGCGTTTTGACGCTCTGTGCGGCGTTACTCATTTTTACCTCTGATAGTATTGCTCTATCGCGCTGGTCAGGGCATCAAGATTGACGCTGATTTTCCCGCTGGCGATAGCCTCTTTCATGCTGGCGACGCGCGCCATATCGACTTCTGGCATCGTGGCCAGCTGCGTCTGCGCATCACCCAGAACCGGGTCAATGGCGGTGGTGCGTGCAACTTTCATCTCCTCAGCACCTGCGGTGCGAGTCGGTGCCGTGGCACTGGACTGATTAATCGCGCTCGTCATGGCGTACTGTGGGGATGTCACTTTCATCGCTTACTCCATCTTCTGGGTTATTTGCAGGTTACGTCGGCTGTTCAGCGGGCGGAAAAAATGTTTCCTTCTCTCCATACCCCTGTAAAGCGACGCACTGAGGGCGAAACTTAAACCCTGCGTAAAGTTTTTTAATTTTTCGCGCTCAGGCTGGTTCGAACCACACCCATGTCGCTGACGATGGCGGTGACTTCCCGCTCGCTGCTCTCATTCTTCACTTTGATCATCTCGCCTTTGCGCCCTTTTTTGCTGGCGATCCCCATCGTACGCGCCTCTACGCCGTCCTGATCGGCAATCATCAGCACTCGCTGACCGCGTTCGACCATCACCGGTGAATCCAGTTGGCTCATGCTGATGGGCTGGAGTTCACGCACGCGACGTTTGAGCGTCAGCCCCACCACATCGTCGGGATGGGTGACGTAGCCGCTGCGCAAATTGCTGATATTGAATTTCTTCAACGTGATATCGGAAGCGCCAAGAACATGCCCGCGCTCAAGCGTGTTTTTGGCCATCAGCACCGAAAGATAGATGTCCGGTTTGACCGTCACCGCCACTTCCCAGCCGTTGGCGCTTTCACAGCGCACGTCAAAACGCAGCCTGCGCAGATCGAGGCGTTCACCGTTCGGCATGCTAACCGTGAGCGGCACGCCGCACGGGGCGTATTGCGAGATCTCGGACGGAATAAACAGATTGAGCTTCGCCTGGTAATCCTCCCAGCGGCTGCGCTGGGCTTCCTGACGGATCGCGTCGGAGGCCGCCTGCTGGACGCGGGAATGCACCTGCTTACGGGCGCTGGCAGGCGTCGGGGGGGCTGCAAATGAAGCAGCGGCAAAGCTCAGTAATGAAGAGGTAAGGGTGAAGCGGAAAAAGAGCTTCCCATAGCGCGGTACAGATAGTGATAAAACTCTATAAATCATGATGTTGTAAACCTGGCACGATAGTTGCTTTAAAGATTGTAGCAACACGGACTATCGCAAGCGTCCACCATCACGAAGGAGTGAGTTGTGAGTATTAGTTTTGATAAGGCATTGGGCGTTCATCCGCAAGCTGTAGCACTTCGACTTTCCAGGGCGGAACTGCTTTCAGCAAACCTGGCTAACGTCGATACACCCAATTTCCAGGCTAAAGATATTGATTTTGCCGCAGAGATGCAACGTTCGCAGCGGGATTTCTTTCCAGGCTCGACGGCGCAAAAGATGTATCGCGTGCCCTATCAGCCCTCCTCGGACGGCAACACCGTTGCGTTGGATGTGGAACAAACAGAGTTTGCCAAAAACGTTCAGGACTATCAGATGAGCCTGGCGTTTTTAAACATGAAATTCACTGGTCTGAAGAAGGCCATTGAAGGCAAGTAATTGAATCAGGTAACGATAAATGGCTTTTACCGATATCTACCGGGTTTCAGGCTCGGCCATGACGGCACAAACTGTCCGCCTGAATACCGTCGCCAGTAACCTCGCCAATGCCGAAACCGCGGCAACGGCAGAAGCGGGCGTGTACAAGGCACGCCGTCCGGTGTTTGCGGCGGTGTATCAGAACGACGAGCTGCTGAACAACAACGGTTTGTCCGGCGCCCGCGTGCAGGTGATGGACGTCGTGGAATCCGGCAATGCGGTTCAGCGTTATGAACCGCATCATCCGATGGCGAACCCGGACGGCTACGTCTGGTATCCGGACATCAACGTGGTGGAAGAGATGGCCGACATGATGTCCGCGTCGCGCAACTTCGAAACCAACGTTGATGTTCTTAACAATGTAAAAAGCATGCAGCAGAGCCTGCTGCGTCTGGGCGAGGCGTAATAGATGAGCGTGAATGGCGTTTCCACTCAATCCGGTACCACCACTTACGACAGTGGCGTATCCGCCAATGACAACAGCGCGGCGGGGATGAACAACCTGTTTATGCAGCTGCTGGTGGCGCAAATCCAGAATCAGGACCCGTTGAATCCGACCGACGGCACCGAATACGTCGGCCAGCTCGCGCAGCTGACCCAGGTGCAGTCGATGGAAACCATGTCGAAACTCATGGCTAACAACGCGGTGCTGATGGACAACCTGCAAACCCTGTCGACGGGCAATCTGGTCGGGCAGAAGGTGATGGTTCAGACCGACACCATTAATACCGACGGCAGCACGAACATTGAAGGTCGCCTGACGCTGGATCATGCCGCTAACACCGTCACGGTGATCGTCAAAGACGAAAGCGGCACCGAGACCAAAATCGAGCTGGGTAAACAGGAAGCCGGTTCCGTGGACTTCGACATCGACCCTCAGGAGCTGGGGCTGAAAGAGGGCAAGTACACCATGACCGTGATGACCGACAACGAACCGGCCAAAGTGCCGATTGAAGTCGGTGGCGTGGTGAGCAACGTGCGCATCCCGCTCGACGGCACCGCGACCGTGCTCAACATCACCGGTATCGGCGAAGTGGCGTACAACAACATCACCCAGTTCGGGCAATCCAGCGATAAAACCCCTAAGGGATTAACGAGTTAATCAGGAATTATTATGAGTTTTGATATTGCAGTTTCTGGCCTGAATGCCATCAACCAACAGCTTGGGGCGATCTCCAACAACATCGCTAACTCCGGCACCGTGGGCTTTAAATCTGGCCGCGCCGAGTTTGCTTCTCTATATGCCGAAGGCCAGCCGCTGGGCGTGGGCGTCACCGGTATTGCGCAGAGTATCTCCAAAAGCGGCGCCATTTTTGCCTCTGCTAACAGCCTCGATCTGGCGATCAACGGCGACGGCTTCTTTATGATGCGCGACAGCGCTGGCACCACCGCCTACACCCGCGCGGGCTTTATGCAGACTGACAGCAACGGCAATCTGATCAACAACCGTGGCATGTATCTGCAGGGTTATCCGGTCGATGCTAACGGCGTGGTACAGACCGGCACCATCGGCAATCTGACCATCAGCAGCGGCTCGATTCCGGCGAAAGCGACCAGCACTCTCGACTTTACCGCCAACCTGAACGCCAACGAAAAGCTGCCGGAAAACGCCACCTTCGATCCGAAGGATGAAAAATCCTACAACCATACCTACGCCACGCAGGTGTTCGACTCCCTGGGCCGCGAACACACCATGAAGCAGTACTTCGTCAAAACCTCCGACAACGAGTGGGAAGTGCACTACTACATGGACGATCAGGATCTCGGCACCACCGAGAAAATGACCTTTACCGAGCAGGGCGTGTTGCAGGCGCCGACCGGGCCGGTGACCATTAATGCGGATATTCCGGGTGCGGAAGGTATCGAACTGACCCTGAGCTACAGCGGTACTACCCAGTTCGGCTCCGATTTCTCGGTCAGTAAAAACAGCGGTAACGGCTATGCCTCGGGCGAACGTACCGGCCAGATGATCGACAAAGACGGCAGCGTCTACGCCACCTTCTCCAACGGCGAGCGCCTGTTGCAGGGCCAGCTGGTTCTGGCGAGCTTCTCCAATCCGAACGGCCTCTCTTCTCAGGATGGCACCACCTGGTCGCAAACCGCCAGCTCCGGCACGCCGCTGACGGGCGCACCGGGAACCGGTTTGCTTGGCGCAATCAGCTCCAACACCCTGGAAGGCTCGAACGTTGACCTGACCGCCGAGCTGGTCGGGCTGATGACCGCCCAGCGTAACTATCAGGCCAACACCAAAGTGATCAGCACCAACGACAGCATGATGAATTCGCTGTTCCAGGCCCTGTAATGGACCACTTAATTTATACCGCCGTGAGCGGGGCGTCTCGCAGCCTTGCCCAGCAACAGATCCACGCGAACAACCTGGCGAACGTCAACACCCAGGGTTTTCGCCACGATCTGGACAGCGCGATGTCACAGCAGATTCAGGGGGAGGGTTATGCCTCCCGTTTCCTGGTGCAACAGCAGCAGGGCGGCGTGGATTTAACGCCGGGCGCGACGCGTGAAACCGGGCGCGATCTGGATGTTGCCGTGAAAGGCAGCGGCCTGATTGCGCTGGTGAGCGGCAACCGCGAGGTCTACACCCGCAACGGGCAGATTGAAGTTGGCCCCGAGGGCGATCTGACCATCGATGGTCTGCCGGTCTCCGGCGATAACGGCCCGATCGTGCTGCCGCCGTTTTCGTCCGTCAGCATCGCCGACGACGGGGTGATCACCATCGTGGCGGACGACGGTGATATTGCCGCGCCGATGGACGTCGACCGCATCAAGCTGGTGGATATCGCCGCTGACCAGTTGAGCAAAAACAGCGCCGGTTTTCTGGTGACCAACGCCAACGTCAATCCGCGAACCGAAGAGGTGGAAGTGGTTTCCGGCCACCTGGAAACCTCGAACGTCTCGGCGATTAACGAAATGGTCTCCAGCATCGCGCTCAACCGTCAGTTCGAAGCGCAAATCAAAATGATGAAGGCGGCAGAAGATCTGGCGACAGCGGGCAATCGCCTGCTGCGTAACGCCTGATTTTTTTCCGCTTAGCAAAAAGGAACAACCATGAATCCCGCTTTATGGATCAGTAAAACCGGTCTTGCCGCGCAAGACGCGAAGATGAGCGCCATCTCTAACAACCTGGCGAACGTCAATACCACCGGGTTTAAGCGCGATCGCGTGATGTTCGCCGATCTGTTCTATCAGAATCAGCGCACGCCGGGCGGTCAGCTTGACCAGAACAACACTTCGCCGACCGGTATTCAGTTTGGTACTGGCGTCAAAATTGTCGGCACGCAGAAAGAGTTCACCACCGGCAACATCCAGAACACTGGACAGTCGCTGGACGTCGCCATCACCGGCCAGGGCTTTTTCCAGGTGGAAACCAGCGACGGCGATATCGCCTATACCCGCTCCGGTAACTTCCAGAAAAACCCGGACGGTATGCTGACCAACGCCCAGGGTCTGCCGCTGGTGCCGCAGATTGAACTGCCGGACAACGTCAAAGATCTGCAGATCGGCAAAGACGGCACCGTCACCGCCACGGTCGCCGGTGAGGCTGAACCGGTGGAACTGGGGCAGATAACGCTGGTGAACTTCGTTAATCCAGCCGGACTGGAAGCCCTCGGCGGCAACCTGTATCGCGAAACCGCCGCCAGCGGTGAAGCGGTAGAAGGCGTGGCGGGGGAAGAAGCGTTCGGGCAGCTCGAACAAGGCTCGCTGGAAGGCTCCAACGTTCAGGTCGTTGAAGAGATGGTCGATATGATCACCGTTCAGCGCGCCTACGAGATGAACGCCAAAATGGTCTCGGCGGCGGATGACATGCTCAAATTTGTCACGCAGTCGATGTAACGCGTGAAGTGAAAAAGAAATGAAAAAGCAGTTAGTTATTGGAATGTTTGCGCTGCTGCTCGCCGGGTGTGAAAGCCCGGCGCTGTTAGTGCAAAAAGATGACGCGGCTTATGCGCCGCCAGAAGATTTCTCCATGCCGACCACCAAAGTGCAGGGCGGCGGGCTGTATAACGGCAACTACAACTGGTCCCTGACGCAGGACCGCCGCGCCTATCGCGTGGGCGACATCCTGACGGTGAAACTGGACGAATCCACCCAGGCCAGCAAACAGGCGCGGACCAATTTCGGCAAGAAAAACGACGTCTCGATTGGCGTGCCGGAAGCCTTTGGTCACTCAGTGGATAAGCTGTCCGGCTCGATTGACGGTAGCCGCAACTTCAACGGCAACGCCACCTCCCAGCAGCAAAACAGCCTGCGCGGGGCCATCACCGTGGCGGTGTACAAAGTGCTGCCCAACGGCGTGCTCGCGGTGCGCGGTGAAAAATGGCTGACCCTCAATCAAGGCGATGAATACATGCGCGTCACCGGACTGGTGCGTGCGGAAGACGTGGAACGCGATAACTCAGTCTCCTCCCAGCGGATCGCCAACGCGCGTATCTCCTACGCCGGACGCGGGGCGCTCAGCGACTCCAACTCCGCAGGCTGGCTGACGCGCTTCTTCAACCATCCACTGTTCCCGATTTAATGGAGTCTGCGATGCGTAAATCAATGCTATTTCTGATGCTGCTGTGGACGACGGCAGCCACCGCAGAACGCCTGGGAAATGTGGTCGATATTCAGGGCGTGCGCGGCAACCAACTGGTGGGTTACAGCCTGGTGGTCGGCCTCGACGGCACCGGCGATAAAAACCAGGTGAAATTCACCAGCCAGTCGGTGACCAACATGCTGCGCCAGTTTGGCGTGCAGCTGCCGACCAAAATCGATCCGAAAGTGAAAAATGTCGCTGCGGTGGCGATCAGCGCCACGCTCCCGCCGGGCTATGCGCGCGGACAAAGTATCGACATCACCGTTTCCTCTATTGGCGACGCCAAAAGCCTGCGCGGCGGGACGTTACTGCTGACGCAACTGCGCGGGGCAGACGGTGAAGTCTACGCCCTGGCGCAGGGCAACGTGGTGGTCGGCGGTGTGAAAGCCGAAGGCAACAGCGGGTCGAGCGTGACCATTAACACCCCAACCGTGGGCCGCGTGCCGAATGGCGGGTCCGTCGAGCGCGAAGTGCCGTCCGATTTTCAGCAGAACAACCAGGTGATCCTTAACCTCAAACGCCCAAGTTTTAAAACCGCCAACAGCGTGGCGGTGGCGCTGAACAGCGCGTTTGGCTCCGGTACGGCGACCGCGCAAAGCGCCACCAATGTGACGGTCAACGCCCCACTGTCGGCGGGCGAGCGCGTGGCGTTTATGTCGATGCTGGAAGACGTGCAGATCAACGCCGGAAAACAGCCGCCGCGCGTGGTGTTTAACGCCCGCACGGGAACCGTGGTGATTGGCGATGGCGTGGTGGTCCGCGCGGCAGCGGTGTCGCACGGCAACCTGACCGTGACCATTCGCGAATCGTCCAACGTCAGCCAGCCGGGCGCATTCAGCCAGGGCCAGACGGTGGTTACACCGCAAAGCGACGTCGATGTGAATCGCGGCAATGGGCAGATGGTGACGATTGCCGCGGGCACCAGCCTGCGCAGCATTGTGAATACCATCAACAGCCTCGGCGCGTCGCCGGACGACACGATGGCGATTTTGCAGGCCCTGCATGAAGCGGGTGCGCTGGATGCCGAACTGGTTGTGATTTAAGGAGAAACAATGTTACAGGCCATCAAACCGCAGACCAGCGTCCTGCCCGGCGATTTTACCGGCCAGGTGAAACCACAGAATCTGGAGCAGGCGGCGGAGCAGTTCGAAGGCATTTTCCTGCGCTCGATGCTCCAGCAAATGCGTAAAGCCTCCGAAGCGCTGGTGGATAACAATCCGTTCGACAGCAAACAGCAGCGGATGATGCGCGATTTTTACGACGACAAACTGGCGTCACAGCTGGCATCCCAG
Above is a window of Lelliottia jeotgali DNA encoding:
- a CDS encoding Flagellar basal-body rod protein FlgG, producing the protein MNPALWISKTGLAAQDAKMSAISNNLANVNTTGFKRDRVMFADLFYQNQRTPGGQLDQNNTSPTGIQFGTGVKIVGTQKEFTTGNIQNTGQSLDVAITGQGFFQVETSDGDIAYTRSGNFQKNPDGMLTNAQGLPLVPQIELPDNVKDLQIGKDGTVTATVAGEAEPVELGQITLVNFVNPAGLEALGGNLYRETAASGEAVEGVAGEEAFGQLEQGSLEGSNVQVVEEMVDMITVQRAYEMNAKMVSAADDMLKFVTQSM
- a CDS encoding Flagellar basal-body rod protein FlgF, whose translation is MDHLIYTAVSGASRSLAQQQIHANNLANVNTQGFRHDLDSAMSQQIQGEGYASRFLVQQQQGGVDLTPGATRETGRDLDVAVKGSGLIALVSGNREVYTRNGQIEVGPEGDLTIDGLPVSGDNGPIVLPPFSSVSIADDGVITIVADDGDIAAPMDVDRIKLVDIAADQLSKNSAGFLVTNANVNPRTEEVEVVSGHLETSNVSAINEMVSSIALNRQFEAQIKMMKAAEDLATAGNRLLRNA
- a CDS encoding Flagellar basal-body P-ring formation protein FlgA, producing the protein MIYRVLSLSVPRYGKLFFRFTLTSSLLSFAAASFAAPPTPASARKQVHSRVQQAASDAIRQEAQRSRWEDYQAKLNLFIPSEISQYAPCGVPLTVSMPNGERLDLRRLRFDVRCESANGWEVAVTVKPDIYLSVLMAKNTLERGHVLGASDITLKKFNISNLRSGYVTHPDDVVGLTLKRRVRELQPISMSQLDSPVMVERGQRVLMIADQDGVEARTMGIASKKGRKGEMIKVKNESSEREVTAIVSDMGVVRTSLSAKN
- a CDS encoding Flagellar basal-body rod modification protein FlgD translates to MSVNGVSTQSGTTTYDSGVSANDNSAAGMNNLFMQLLVAQIQNQDPLNPTDGTEYVGQLAQLTQVQSMETMSKLMANNAVLMDNLQTLSTGNLVGQKVMVQTDTINTDGSTNIEGRLTLDHAANTVTVIVKDESGTETKIELGKQEAGSVDFDIDPQELGLKEGKYTMTVMTDNEPAKVPIEVGGVVSNVRIPLDGTATVLNITGIGEVAYNNITQFGQSSDKTPKGLTS
- a CDS encoding Flagellar protein FlgJ (peptidoglycan hydrolase) yields the protein MLQAIKPQTSVLPGDFTGQVKPQNLEQAAEQFEGIFLRSMLQQMRKASEALVDNNPFDSKQQRMMRDFYDDKLASQLASQRSTGIAQMIITQLGPQESAPLKNSQSMVALQEHPKTLTPPVVPVIRRGQE
- a CDS encoding Flagellar basal-body rod protein FlgB, which encodes MSISFDKALGVHPQAVALRLSRAELLSANLANVDTPNFQAKDIDFAAEMQRSQRDFFPGSTAQKMYRVPYQPSSDGNTVALDVEQTEFAKNVQDYQMSLAFLNMKFTGLKKAIEGK
- a CDS encoding Flagellar L-ring protein FlgH, translated to MFALLLAGCESPALLVQKDDAAYAPPEDFSMPTTKVQGGGLYNGNYNWSLTQDRRAYRVGDILTVKLDESTQASKQARTNFGKKNDVSIGVPEAFGHSVDKLSGSIDGSRNFNGNATSQQQNSLRGAITVAVYKVLPNGVLAVRGEKWLTLNQGDEYMRVTGLVRAEDVERDNSVSSQRIANARISYAGRGALSDSNSAGWLTRFFNHPLFPI
- a CDS encoding Flagellar P-ring protein FlgI, producing MRKSMLFLMLLWTTAATAERLGNVVDIQGVRGNQLVGYSLVVGLDGTGDKNQVKFTSQSVTNMLRQFGVQLPTKIDPKVKNVAAVAISATLPPGYARGQSIDITVSSIGDAKSLRGGTLLLTQLRGADGEVYALAQGNVVVGGVKAEGNSGSSVTINTPTVGRVPNGGSVEREVPSDFQQNNQVILNLKRPSFKTANSVAVALNSAFGSGTATAQSATNVTVNAPLSAGERVAFMSMLEDVQINAGKQPPRVVFNARTGTVVIGDGVVVRAAAVSHGNLTVTIRESSNVSQPGAFSQGQTVVTPQSDVDVNRGNGQMVTIAAGTSLRSIVNTINSLGASPDDTMAILQALHEAGALDAELVVI
- a CDS encoding Flagellar hook protein FlgE, coding for MSFDIAVSGLNAINQQLGAISNNIANSGTVGFKSGRAEFASLYAEGQPLGVGVTGIAQSISKSGAIFASANSLDLAINGDGFFMMRDSAGTTAYTRAGFMQTDSNGNLINNRGMYLQGYPVDANGVVQTGTIGNLTISSGSIPAKATSTLDFTANLNANEKLPENATFDPKDEKSYNHTYATQVFDSLGREHTMKQYFVKTSDNEWEVHYYMDDQDLGTTEKMTFTEQGVLQAPTGPVTINADIPGAEGIELTLSYSGTTQFGSDFSVSKNSGNGYASGERTGQMIDKDGSVYATFSNGERLLQGQLVLASFSNPNGLSSQDGTTWSQTASSGTPLTGAPGTGLLGAISSNTLEGSNVDLTAELVGLMTAQRNYQANTKVISTNDSMMNSLFQAL
- a CDS encoding Flagellar basal-body rod protein FlgC, producing the protein MAFTDIYRVSGSAMTAQTVRLNTVASNLANAETAATAEAGVYKARRPVFAAVYQNDELLNNNGLSGARVQVMDVVESGNAVQRYEPHHPMANPDGYVWYPDINVVEEMADMMSASRNFETNVDVLNNVKSMQQSLLRLGEA